One window of the Peptacetobacter hiranonis genome contains the following:
- a CDS encoding adenine phosphoribosyltransferase, producing the protein MNLESKIRNIQDFPKPGIGFKDITTLLKDGEAFKEAVDRIVENLKDKDIDYVVGPEARGFLLGAPVAYALGVGFVPIRKPGKLPAEVVSFEYDLEYGTDKIEMHKDSIEEGKKVAIIDDLLATGGTVEAATKLIESLGGEIASIQFLIELEFLNGRDKLKVYDVESIIKY; encoded by the coding sequence ATGAACTTAGAATCTAAAATAAGAAATATACAGGACTTCCCAAAACCAGGTATAGGATTTAAAGACATAACAACTCTATTAAAAGATGGAGAAGCTTTTAAAGAAGCTGTAGATAGAATAGTTGAAAATTTAAAAGATAAAGATATCGATTATGTAGTTGGACCTGAAGCTAGAGGATTTTTATTAGGAGCTCCTGTAGCTTATGCTTTAGGTGTAGGATTTGTACCTATAAGAAAACCAGGTAAATTACCTGCAGAAGTGGTTAGCTTTGAATATGATCTAGAATATGGAACAGATAAAATAGAAATGCATAAAGACTCAATAGAAGAAGGAAAAAAAGTAGCTATAATAGATGACTTACTAGCTACTGGAGGAACTGTTGAAGCAGCTACTAAATTAATAGAAAGTTTAGGTGGAGAAATAGCTTCTATTCAGTTCTTAATAGAGCTTGAGTTCTTAAATGGTAGAGATAAACTAAAAGTATATGATGTTGAATCAATAATAAAATACTAA
- the dtd gene encoding D-aminoacyl-tRNA deacylase produces MRAVVQRVSRSEVTVDGRTTGKINKGLLVLLGVTHGDTSKDVDYIVDKTINLRIFEDENDKMNLSLKDIGGEMLAVSQFTLYGDCRKGRRPSFTNAAAPEEADKLYQEFVKKVSEQGINTETGEFGAHMMVDLVNDGPVTILLESNKSF; encoded by the coding sequence ATGAGAGCTGTTGTACAGAGAGTATCTCGCTCTGAGGTTACAGTTGATGGGAGAACAACAGGAAAGATAAACAAAGGTCTTCTTGTTTTATTAGGTGTAACACATGGAGATACTTCAAAAGATGTAGATTATATAGTTGATAAAACTATCAATCTTAGAATATTTGAAGATGAAAATGACAAAATGAATTTATCTCTAAAAGATATAGGCGGTGAAATGCTTGCTGTTTCTCAGTTTACTCTTTACGGTGACTGTAGAAAAGGACGTAGACCAAGTTTTACAAATGCTGCTGCACCAGAAGAAGCAGATAAACTTTATCAGGAATTTGTAAAAAAAGTTTCAGAACAGGGAATAAATACTGAAACAGGAGAATTCGGAGCACACATGATGGTCGATTTAGTAAATGATGGACCAGTAACTATACTTTTAGAATCAAATAAATCTTTTTAG
- the hisS gene encoding histidine--tRNA ligase, with amino-acid sequence MLTKAPRGTKDITPKDSYKWNYLENKFREICALYGYQEMRTPIFEHTELFQRGVGDTTDIVQKEMYSFKDKGDREITLKPEGTAGAVRAFIENKLYADTQPTKMFYITPCFRYERPQAGRQRQFHQFGIEAIGSDSPSMDAEAISLAMQFFRELGLKDLKVSLNSVGCPVCRKEYDKKLREYLDSKSEVLCDMCNERKEKNPMRVIDCKNPQCKEAITDIPYMIDNLCDDCKAHFAELEEYLKEMEIPYEIDKTIVRGLDYYKRTAFEIIAENIGAQSTVCGGGRYDGLVEQLGGPKGTSGIGFALGAERLLLTLEDAGIEIENPQSTDIFIVTIGDEAKKKSFGLLKELRDNHISADKDHLSRSVKAQFKYSDKINAKFTIVIGDDELKNNEASLKNMATSEQHTVKLSELVKELKERL; translated from the coding sequence ATGCTAACTAAAGCACCAAGAGGAACAAAAGATATAACTCCTAAAGACTCGTACAAATGGAATTATCTTGAAAATAAATTTAGAGAAATATGTGCACTTTACGGATATCAGGAAATGAGAACTCCTATATTTGAGCACACAGAACTATTCCAGAGAGGTGTAGGTGATACCACAGATATAGTTCAGAAAGAAATGTACTCATTTAAAGATAAAGGAGATAGAGAAATAACTCTAAAACCAGAAGGAACAGCTGGTGCAGTAAGAGCATTTATAGAAAATAAACTATATGCTGATACTCAGCCAACTAAAATGTTCTACATAACTCCTTGCTTCAGATATGAAAGACCACAGGCTGGTAGACAGAGACAGTTCCATCAGTTTGGTATAGAAGCTATAGGAAGTGATAGCCCATCAATGGATGCTGAAGCTATATCATTAGCAATGCAGTTCTTCAGAGAATTAGGATTAAAAGACTTAAAAGTTAGCTTAAACTCTGTTGGATGCCCAGTTTGTAGAAAAGAATACGATAAAAAACTAAGAGAATACTTAGATTCAAAATCAGAAGTTCTTTGCGATATGTGCAACGAAAGAAAAGAAAAAAATCCTATGAGAGTTATAGACTGTAAAAACCCTCAGTGTAAAGAGGCTATAACAGACATACCTTATATGATAGATAATCTTTGTGATGACTGTAAGGCTCATTTTGCAGAACTTGAAGAATATCTAAAAGAAATGGAAATACCTTACGAAATAGATAAAACTATAGTTAGAGGATTAGACTACTACAAGAGAACAGCATTTGAAATAATAGCTGAAAACATAGGTGCTCAGAGCACAGTTTGTGGTGGTGGTAGATACGACGGACTAGTTGAGCAGCTAGGTGGACCTAAAGGAACTAGTGGAATAGGATTTGCACTTGGAGCAGAAAGATTACTTCTTACTCTTGAAGATGCAGGAATAGAAATAGAAAATCCTCAGTCTACAGATATATTCATAGTTACTATAGGTGATGAAGCTAAAAAGAAAAGTTTCGGTCTTTTAAAAGAATTAAGAGATAATCACATAAGTGCTGATAAAGATCACTTATCAAGAAGTGTTAAAGCTCAGTTTAAATACTCTGATAAGATAAATGCTAAGTTTACAATAGTTATAGGTGATGATGAACTTAAAAACAATGAAGCATCACTTAAAAACATGGCTACATCAGAACAGCACACTGTAAAACTTAGTGAACTAGTAAAAGAATTAAAAGAAAGATTATAA
- the recJ gene encoding single-stranded-DNA-specific exonuclease RecJ, with translation MKKWTLIHRGKPDVTDETEKFKLSPEISQILENRNINSEEEIKLFTNPSLDYLRDPFLMKDMGKAAERIKKAIELNERVWIYGDYDVDGVSSTSVLLTYFRSINFDVKYYIPNRLEEGYGINKEAIEYINSEGCDLIISVDCGITSVDEVEYANELGIEMIITDHHECQSEIPNAYAVVNPKQDDCNYPFDMLCGCGIAFKLVQALTPPEVFKTTVYDYIEIATLATICDIVPLVDENRIIVKNGLKAMKNGHNLGLSELINVCGVDKEKIGSSHIGFTIGPRINAAGRLGFSDLGVELFTATDKDTAHEIALALDEKNNDRQMIEMKIHHEAETIIKNDPSYEDDKVIVLAHEGWQHGVIGIVASKLTEKYYKPTILMCIEDGEATGSARSIKGFSIFDALTECADILTKFGGHEQAAGLSISADKVPELRRRINESADINLTEEDMIEEIKVEYELDEKSANFDLIEELRKLEPFGMSNPTPKFILRDCILRDMRFMGQNKQHIKLEIEKESVFECVGFNAAHLIDGLKNGDRIDVLFQLDENTFMGKRKLQFLVKDLRLAYPKSATTNMDAVKLMNELIPDNENSMYNVESLEGSGLGHIDIEGKRVENIFDFIKDDTLVIANSINGFFRAKSDLTLLEEDIEIYFKEIDENDKKHSKIHLIFSPNIDKIDVKRYNNIILYDYLYTRDDYVNLYSKVENKCEIIKNYNEIDKIYIKSIMENIVPTRNEFVNIYRYVTKNRGIKVRMDDTMNIFKMIPLKLFAIIKIFKELGLFDVAIDERDFVNVEMLPKPDSKLDLNRSKILINLNQIREKAKEIYNV, from the coding sequence ATGAAAAAGTGGACTCTAATACATAGAGGAAAACCAGACGTTACAGATGAAACAGAAAAGTTTAAACTTTCTCCAGAGATATCTCAAATTCTTGAAAATAGAAACATAAATTCTGAGGAGGAGATAAAATTATTTACAAATCCATCCTTAGATTACTTGAGAGACCCATTTTTAATGAAGGATATGGGAAAGGCAGCAGAGCGTATAAAAAAGGCAATAGAGTTAAATGAGAGAGTTTGGATATATGGAGATTATGATGTTGACGGTGTTTCGTCGACGTCGGTGCTACTTACGTACTTTAGGTCTATAAATTTTGATGTTAAGTATTATATACCAAATAGACTAGAAGAAGGATATGGAATAAATAAAGAGGCTATAGAATATATAAATTCTGAAGGGTGCGATTTAATTATAAGCGTCGACTGCGGAATAACATCAGTAGATGAGGTTGAATATGCAAATGAACTTGGTATAGAAATGATTATCACAGACCACCATGAATGTCAAAGTGAAATCCCAAATGCATATGCAGTTGTAAATCCAAAGCAAGATGATTGTAATTATCCTTTTGATATGCTTTGTGGATGTGGAATAGCATTTAAACTAGTACAGGCACTTACTCCACCAGAAGTATTCAAAACAACAGTTTATGATTATATAGAAATAGCTACACTAGCCACTATATGTGACATAGTTCCTTTGGTAGATGAAAATAGAATAATTGTGAAAAATGGTCTAAAAGCTATGAAGAATGGGCATAATTTAGGTCTTTCAGAACTTATAAATGTATGTGGAGTAGATAAAGAAAAAATAGGTTCTTCTCATATAGGATTTACAATAGGACCGAGAATAAATGCAGCAGGAAGACTAGGTTTTTCTGATTTAGGTGTAGAACTATTCACAGCTACAGATAAGGATACTGCACATGAAATAGCATTGGCATTAGATGAAAAAAATAATGATAGACAAATGATAGAGATGAAAATTCATCACGAGGCAGAAACAATTATAAAAAATGATCCATCATATGAAGATGATAAGGTTATAGTTTTAGCACATGAAGGTTGGCAGCATGGTGTTATAGGAATAGTAGCATCTAAGCTAACAGAAAAATACTACAAACCTACAATACTTATGTGTATAGAAGATGGTGAGGCAACAGGTTCTGCTAGATCTATAAAAGGATTTAGTATATTTGATGCCCTAACAGAATGTGCTGATATACTTACAAAATTTGGTGGACATGAACAGGCGGCGGGGCTTAGTATAAGTGCAGATAAAGTACCAGAGCTTAGAAGAAGAATAAATGAATCAGCTGATATAAATCTTACAGAAGAAGATATGATAGAAGAAATCAAAGTAGAGTACGAATTAGATGAAAAATCAGCTAACTTTGATTTAATTGAAGAACTTAGAAAACTTGAGCCGTTTGGTATGAGCAATCCAACACCAAAGTTTATTTTAAGAGATTGTATACTTAGAGATATGAGATTCATGGGACAAAATAAACAGCATATAAAACTAGAAATAGAAAAGGAAAGTGTATTTGAATGCGTCGGATTTAATGCAGCTCATTTAATAGATGGTTTAAAAAATGGAGATAGAATAGATGTATTATTCCAATTAGATGAAAATACGTTTATGGGAAAAAGAAAATTGCAGTTCTTAGTTAAAGACCTGAGACTTGCTTATCCAAAATCGGCTACGACAAATATGGATGCTGTTAAACTTATGAACGAATTAATTCCTGATAATGAAAATAGTATGTACAATGTAGAAAGTTTAGAAGGTAGTGGATTAGGACATATAGATATAGAGGGAAAAAGAGTAGAAAACATATTTGATTTTATCAAAGACGATACACTTGTAATAGCAAACTCTATAAATGGATTTTTCAGAGCAAAATCAGATTTAACACTTTTAGAAGAAGATATAGAAATATATTTTAAAGAAATAGATGAAAATGACAAAAAGCATTCAAAAATACATCTGATATTCTCGCCTAATATTGATAAAATAGACGTAAAAAGATATAATAATATTATTCTTTATGATTATCTGTATACTAGGGATGACTATGTCAATCTATACTCTAAAGTGGAAAATAAATGTGAAATAATAAAAAATTACAATGAAATTGATAAAATTTATATTAAGAGCATAATGGAAAACATAGTACCAACTAGAAATGAATTTGTAAATATTTATAGATATGTAACAAAAAATAGGGGAATTAAAGTTAGAATGGACGACACGATGAATATATTCAAAATGATTCCTTTAAAGCTATTTGCAATTATCAAGATTTTTAAAGAGCTTGGGCTATTTGATGTGGCAATAGATGAGCGTGACTTTGTAAATGTTGAAATGCTACCAAAACCAGATAGTAAGCTTGATTTAAATAGAAGTAAAATTTTAATAAACCTAAATCAAATTAGAGAAAAAGCAAAAGAAATTTATAATGTTTAA
- a CDS encoding RelA/SpoT family protein, with protein MQGKKKLEGIKLKDAERNERTLEVLADTSVESDKELIEILDKVKSYAPNGDLDTIMKAYKLAKYAHRDQKRKSGEPYFIHPLAVANIICDMQLDIETVSGGLLHDVVEDTEYTYEDIESIFNKEIADLVDGVTKLGKIKYRSKEETQSENLRKMFLAMAKDIRVILIKLADRLHNMRTLNYMDPEKAKYKATETLEIYGGIAHRLGISKIKWELEDLALRYIDHDGYYELVEKVSMKRSQREENIAKIVNCLQEKFAEMEIPCDVYGRPKHFYSIYRKMKNKNKSFEEIFDLTAVRVLVDTVKDCYAVLGVVHTLWKPIPGRFKDYIAMPKPNMYQSLHTTVVGPDGEPLEIQIRTHEMHNIAEYGIAAHWKYKEGISNSKEDKIEEKLQWLRQMMEWEKDLKDPHEFLDALKEDVFSSQVYVFTPQGDVIELPAESTPIDFAYRVHTNIGNKCVGAKVDGRMVTLDYKLQNGNIVEILTSSNSPGPSRDWLGIVKTPNAKSRIRQFFKKERREENIERGNAILEREFKKHGLPTTKDSVIDKNMLIIAKKFNQPNVEDLIATVGYGGIMASQVVTKLKELYTREIRQAMKEKKASISEDIEKHNISDAEYSKKRKKTPSQGIIVEGLDNILVRFAKCCNPLPGDEIVGYITKGRGVAVHRADCVNVNPDDEFFKKRMIKVSWDGAGKDSNSTFEAEIQIKVVDRRGIVNEITHIVANEKIGLNGINARKGKDSEVTINLLVEVDGTEQLDYIMNKIKSVPGVERIYRMTN; from the coding sequence ATGCAGGGAAAAAAGAAATTAGAAGGCATAAAGTTAAAAGATGCCGAAAGAAATGAAAGAACGTTAGAAGTTCTCGCCGATACTTCTGTTGAATCAGATAAAGAGCTTATTGAAATACTAGACAAAGTAAAATCATATGCTCCAAATGGTGATTTAGACACAATAATGAAAGCATATAAATTAGCTAAATATGCGCATAGAGATCAAAAGAGAAAATCGGGAGAACCATACTTTATACATCCACTAGCTGTTGCAAATATAATATGCGATATGCAGCTAGATATAGAAACAGTATCAGGAGGTCTATTACACGATGTTGTTGAAGATACTGAGTATACATATGAGGATATAGAAAGTATTTTTAATAAAGAAATAGCGGATCTTGTAGACGGTGTTACAAAGCTTGGTAAAATAAAATACCGCTCAAAGGAAGAAACACAGTCTGAAAACTTGAGAAAAATGTTCTTGGCTATGGCTAAAGATATAAGGGTTATACTTATAAAATTAGCCGATAGACTTCACAATATGAGAACTCTTAACTACATGGATCCAGAAAAAGCAAAATATAAGGCTACAGAAACACTAGAAATATATGGTGGAATAGCTCATAGACTTGGTATATCTAAGATAAAATGGGAGCTTGAAGACTTAGCTTTAAGATATATAGATCACGATGGATATTATGAATTAGTTGAAAAAGTATCTATGAAGAGAAGTCAGAGAGAAGAAAATATAGCAAAAATAGTAAACTGTTTACAGGAAAAATTTGCTGAAATGGAAATACCATGTGATGTTTATGGTAGACCAAAACATTTCTATAGTATCTATAGAAAAATGAAAAATAAAAACAAATCATTCGAGGAAATATTTGACCTTACAGCAGTCAGAGTTTTAGTAGATACAGTTAAGGATTGTTATGCTGTGTTAGGTGTTGTACATACATTATGGAAGCCAATACCAGGTAGATTTAAGGACTACATAGCTATGCCAAAACCTAATATGTATCAGTCACTTCACACTACAGTTGTTGGACCAGATGGTGAGCCATTAGAAATTCAGATAAGAACGCATGAAATGCACAATATAGCAGAATACGGTATAGCTGCACACTGGAAATATAAAGAAGGTATCTCTAACTCTAAAGAAGATAAAATCGAAGAAAAACTTCAGTGGTTAAGACAGATGATGGAATGGGAAAAAGATTTAAAAGATCCTCATGAATTCCTAGATGCCTTAAAAGAAGATGTTTTCTCAAGCCAGGTATATGTATTTACTCCTCAGGGAGATGTTATAGAATTGCCTGCTGAATCAACACCAATAGACTTTGCATATAGAGTACATACTAATATAGGTAATAAATGTGTTGGTGCAAAAGTAGACGGTAGAATGGTTACATTAGATTATAAATTACAGAATGGTAATATAGTTGAAATACTTACTTCTTCAAACTCTCCTGGACCAAGTAGAGACTGGTTAGGTATAGTAAAAACTCCAAACGCAAAGAGTAGAATAAGACAGTTCTTCAAAAAAGAGAGAAGAGAAGAAAATATTGAACGTGGTAATGCAATACTTGAAAGAGAATTTAAGAAACATGGATTACCTACTACAAAAGATTCTGTAATAGATAAAAATATGCTTATAATAGCTAAAAAATTCAACCAACCAAATGTTGAGGACTTAATTGCTACAGTTGGATATGGTGGAATAATGGCATCTCAGGTTGTTACAAAGCTTAAAGAGCTTTACACAAGAGAAATAAGACAGGCTATGAAAGAAAAGAAAGCTAGCATTTCTGAAGATATAGAAAAACACAACATAAGTGATGCAGAATACAGCAAGAAGAGAAAGAAAACTCCTTCACAGGGAATAATAGTTGAAGGACTTGACAATATCTTAGTAAGATTTGCTAAGTGCTGTAATCCACTTCCTGGCGATGAAATAGTTGGATATATAACTAAAGGAAGAGGAGTTGCTGTTCATAGAGCAGACTGTGTCAATGTAAATCCAGATGACGAATTCTTTAAAAAGAGAATGATAAAAGTATCTTGGGATGGAGCTGGAAAAGATAGCAATAGTACATTTGAAGCAGAAATTCAGATAAAAGTTGTAGATAGAAGAGGAATTGTAAACGAAATAACTCATATCGTAGCAAATGAAAAAATAGGTTTAAATGGAATAAATGCTAGAAAAGGAAAAGACTCTGAAGTTACTATAAATCTTTTAGTCGAAGTAGATGGAACAGAACAGCTTGATTATATAATGAATAAGATAAAATCAGTTCCAGGAGTAGAAAGAATTTATAGAATGACAAATTAA
- a CDS encoding ABC1 kinase family protein, with protein MRISYRHIKRYKEIAQVMVKYGFSFIIERINKEGSGSKIDVSSSEPKDDIKNMTSGQRLRLALQELGPTYIKMGQILSTRRDLLDQDMIDELVKLRDDVETFDTDVAMAIIEEETGRNIEEIFSEFDKEPIAAASIGQVYNAVLKDGEKVVIKVQRPDIEETIKSDLEILKRVSGSIQDIIKDYNIDMKEMLEELSSQLLRELDYNFEAVNAVKMKRIFQNSDEVYIPEIHMEYTTKRVLIMERIEGIKLSDIDLIREKGWDTKKIAHIGVKAFLRQVFDFGFFHADQHPGNIFVLSESQIAYIDFGMIGMVDNRTLNFLNKFALAASEKNVDKIVRVLTEIDAIGEETDIEGFKGEMLYMIHYYYDIPLERISIGTVLNEIFRFFRKYKITMPPQLITLAKTIITLEGTARTLDPEFSAREISRAFIKNYYKSKINPKNIVMETRGNIEDILLDLKNLPKQIKNVLRIVEKNNVKISVEEVKMTRIEDCIKELTTQMTMALVLASIIVGSSLIIASPNIERNMGIKYMAIAGFFISFIIGLILVIEIVKVKIKKR; from the coding sequence ATGCGAATAAGTTATAGACATATAAAAAGATATAAAGAAATTGCCCAGGTTATGGTTAAATACGGTTTTAGTTTTATAATAGAGAGAATAAATAAAGAAGGATCTGGAAGCAAGATAGATGTATCATCTTCAGAACCTAAAGATGATATAAAAAATATGACATCTGGCCAAAGGTTAAGATTAGCACTTCAAGAACTAGGTCCTACGTATATAAAAATGGGACAGATTCTTAGTACAAGACGGGACCTTTTAGATCAAGATATGATAGATGAGCTTGTTAAGCTTAGAGATGATGTTGAAACATTTGATACCGATGTAGCTATGGCAATAATAGAAGAAGAAACTGGAAGAAATATAGAAGAAATATTCTCAGAGTTTGATAAAGAGCCTATAGCAGCTGCATCTATTGGACAGGTATACAATGCAGTTTTAAAAGATGGAGAAAAAGTTGTAATAAAAGTACAGCGTCCGGATATAGAGGAAACTATAAAATCTGACTTAGAGATATTAAAGAGAGTATCTGGATCTATTCAGGATATTATAAAAGATTACAATATAGATATGAAAGAGATGCTAGAGGAGCTGTCTAGCCAGTTATTAAGAGAATTAGATTATAATTTCGAAGCTGTAAATGCTGTAAAAATGAAGAGAATTTTCCAAAATAGCGATGAGGTATATATTCCAGAGATTCATATGGAATATACTACTAAAAGAGTTCTTATAATGGAAAGAATAGAAGGAATAAAATTAAGTGATATAGACTTAATTAGAGAAAAAGGTTGGGACACTAAAAAAATAGCGCACATAGGAGTTAAAGCTTTTTTAAGACAGGTATTCGATTTTGGATTCTTCCATGCAGACCAACATCCTGGAAATATATTTGTGCTTAGTGAATCTCAAATAGCATATATAGATTTTGGTATGATTGGTATGGTAGACAATAGAACTCTTAATTTCCTAAATAAATTTGCACTTGCAGCATCAGAGAAGAATGTAGATAAGATAGTTAGAGTTCTTACTGAAATAGATGCAATAGGTGAAGAAACTGATATAGAGGGATTCAAGGGTGAAATGCTGTATATGATACACTATTATTACGATATACCGCTTGAAAGAATAAGCATAGGAACAGTATTAAATGAGATTTTTAGATTCTTTAGAAAGTATAAAATAACTATGCCACCACAGTTGATAACTTTAGCTAAGACAATAATTACATTAGAGGGAACAGCGAGAACATTGGATCCTGAATTTTCTGCTAGAGAAATTAGTAGGGCATTTATAAAGAATTACTACAAGAGCAAAATAAATCCTAAAAACATCGTAATGGAAACAAGAGGAAATATAGAGGATATATTATTAGATTTAAAAAATCTTCCAAAACAGATAAAGAATGTTCTTAGAATAGTAGAAAAAAATAATGTAAAAATATCTGTTGAAGAAGTTAAAATGACTAGAATAGAGGACTGTATAAAAGAACTAACAACACAGATGACAATGGCTTTAGTACTTGCATCCATAATAGTTGGATCATCACTTATTATTGCATCTCCTAATATAGAGAGAAATATGGGGATAAAATATATGGCGATTGCAGGATTTTTCATATCATTTATAATAGGGCTTATTTTAGTTATAGAAATTGTAAAAGTTAAAATAAAGAAGAGGTAG
- a CDS encoding MBL fold metallo-hydrolase, giving the protein MEIKRIDDFYTSTNVYILSDDETKEAAVVDPGGSPNEVIEYLKEEGLDLKYVILTHGHADHIGYVKDILAYKKVPVVAHKDEKEMLNDASYNLSNMMRCGKTEFDADIYVDDRDSLYLGKTKLLFIHTPGHTEGGMCIRTENNLITGDTLFKGSMGRCDLRGGDERKMKKSLNKIKKFENEVAVYPGHGEPSVLGHEKQNNPYLSTRYIGE; this is encoded by the coding sequence GTGGAAATTAAAAGAATTGACGATTTTTATACATCAACAAACGTATACATACTATCAGATGATGAAACTAAAGAGGCTGCAGTAGTGGATCCAGGTGGAAGTCCAAATGAAGTAATAGAATACTTAAAAGAAGAAGGATTAGATTTAAAATATGTGATCCTAACTCATGGACACGCAGATCATATAGGATATGTTAAAGATATATTAGCATATAAAAAAGTGCCAGTTGTAGCTCATAAAGATGAAAAAGAAATGTTAAATGATGCAAGTTACAATTTAAGTAATATGATGAGATGTGGAAAAACTGAATTTGATGCAGATATATATGTAGATGATAGAGATAGCCTATACTTAGGTAAAACAAAACTTTTATTCATACACACTCCAGGACATACTGAAGGTGGTATGTGTATAAGAACAGAAAACAATCTTATAACAGGAGATACTCTATTCAAAGGAAGCATGGGAAGATGTGACCTTAGAGGTGGGGATGAAAGAAAAATGAAAAAATCTCTTAATAAGATAAAAAAATTCGAAAATGAAGTAGCTGTTTATCCTGGTCATGGAGAACCTTCTGTACTTGGACACGAAAAACAAAATAATCCTTATCTTTCAACTAGATACATTGGAGAATAA
- the hemZ gene encoding coproporphyrinogen dehydrogenase HemZ has protein sequence MLKVVLKGHDYEYEVSELIKLFTSEFEYVEELQNSEEKFLVNSIEINGKKVISKTEVYENGSIIGEFTEQKEFEKDYSELVNNSNNYAEFVEKLEREDSLAVKKAARWSIKKSMFQALKQIMPDSYVPWGDLTGIKPVKIVHNLISDGMDDEEVLNYLKEEHFITDEKAELALDIAKRERGFIYPLSDKKISLYVSIPFCPTRCYYCSFPSNSIQKYGNLRRKYVERLLDEARGTAEIIKNRGWKIETFYIGGGTPTALDAEDMDYMIENLFEIFDFSKIKEFTVEAGRPDTITEEKLRVLKKHGVNRISINPQTMNDSTLEKIGRKHSVEDIKTCFKMARELGFDNINMDIILGLVDEDAEMVKNTLEEIKKLSPESLTVHTLAIKRASKLNMDMDSYKESLTQYKEMIKMIDISMEAAKEMNLNPYYMYRQKMMLGNLENVGYAKEGYECIYNMQMMEEKQTNIAIGAGAVSKFVYLDENRIERVDDVKNLEIYLDRVEDMIEKKKREVEKNAN, from the coding sequence ATGCTAAAAGTAGTGTTAAAAGGGCATGACTATGAATACGAGGTTTCAGAACTTATAAAATTATTCACATCAGAGTTTGAATATGTTGAAGAATTACAGAATTCTGAAGAAAAATTTTTAGTCAATAGCATAGAAATAAATGGAAAAAAAGTAATATCAAAAACAGAAGTTTACGAAAATGGAAGTATAATCGGTGAATTTACAGAACAGAAAGAATTTGAAAAAGATTACTCTGAGCTAGTAAATAATTCTAATAATTATGCTGAATTCGTGGAAAAGTTAGAAAGAGAAGATTCTCTAGCTGTAAAAAAAGCAGCTAGATGGAGCATAAAAAAAAGTATGTTCCAGGCATTAAAACAAATTATGCCAGATAGCTATGTGCCATGGGGCGATTTAACAGGTATAAAACCGGTTAAAATAGTTCACAATCTAATATCTGATGGAATGGATGATGAAGAGGTTTTAAATTATTTAAAAGAAGAGCATTTTATAACAGATGAAAAAGCTGAATTAGCACTAGACATAGCTAAAAGAGAAAGAGGATTTATTTATCCATTAAGCGATAAAAAAATATCTCTTTATGTAAGTATTCCTTTCTGCCCAACTAGATGTTATTACTGTTCATTCCCATCTAACTCAATTCAGAAGTATGGAAACCTTAGAAGAAAATATGTTGAAAGACTTTTAGATGAGGCTAGAGGAACCGCAGAAATAATAAAAAATAGAGGTTGGAAAATAGAAACATTCTACATAGGTGGAGGAACACCTACAGCTTTAGACGCAGAAGATATGGATTATATGATAGAAAATCTATTTGAAATCTTTGACTTCAGTAAAATAAAAGAATTTACTGTTGAAGCTGGCAGACCTGATACTATTACAGAAGAAAAATTAAGAGTACTTAAAAAACATGGAGTAAATAGAATAAGTATAAACCCACAGACTATGAATGATTCTACACTAGAAAAAATAGGTAGAAAACATAGCGTGGAAGATATAAAAACTTGCTTCAAAATGGCTAGAGAGCTAGGATTTGATAATATAAATATGGATATAATCTTAGGTCTTGTCGATGAAGATGCAGAAATGGTTAAAAATACATTGGAAGAAATTAAAAAATTATCTCCAGAAAGTTTAACTGTTCATACACTAGCAATAAAAAGAGCATCTAAACTAAATATGGATATGGATTCTTATAAAGAAAGTCTTACTCAGTACAAAGAAATGATCAAAATGATAGATATTTCTATGGAAGCAGCTAAGGAAATGAACTTAAACCCATACTATATGTATAGACAGAAAATGATGCTAGGGAACTTAGAAAACGTAGGATACGCTAAAGAAGGATATGAATGCATCTATAATATGCAGATGATGGAAGAAAAACAGACTAATATAGCTATAGGAGCTGGAGCTGTTTCTAAATTTGTATACTTAGATGAAAATAGAATTGAAAGAGTAGACGACGTTAAAAACCTTGAAATATACCTTGATAGGGTTGAGGATATGATTGAAAAGAAAAAAAGGGAGGTAGAAAAAAATGCTAACTAA